The following nucleotide sequence is from Populus nigra chromosome 15, ddPopNigr1.1, whole genome shotgun sequence.
TTGATAATGTACCAATCCGCGTATACCGTAACTACGAAAATGAGGGGATTGCTTACCCAAACAAACAGGGAATGAGGGTTTACTCCAGCTTGTGGAATGCTGATAACTGGGCAACTCAAGGTGGGCGAGTTAAGATTGATTGGACAGTGGCACCCTTCATAGCAAGATACCGCAATTTTAGGGCAAGGGCTTGCAAGTGGAATGGACCAGTTAGCATAAATCAATGTGCTGCCAACACCCCAGCGAACTGGTGGACATCCCCCGCCTATAGCAAGTTGAGCAATGCCCAATTGGATCAAATGAAGCGGGTCAGAGACAACTACATGATCTACAACTACTGCAATGACACTAAGAGGTTCAATGGACAAATGCCACCTGAATGTTTTAAGGCACAGTTCTAAAATGGAGCAAGGATATTCATCCCGGAAACTTCGGTTCCTTTTCCTGCCACCAGCATTCAACTGCAatacaaatttttctttaaacataTTGATTTTGTTCTTCGTTTTTCGCATCCGTGTTTCATGCAATTCCAGATTTCATTGTTTCCATCCAATGTAACGATTGATTTTGAACACTATATCCCAAATATATGATATAAAGTTTGATACATTAATTGTAGAGTGTGAAATATTTCAAACAGGACAACATTAATGTAAGAACACCAAATAAATCGAAAATCATGTAACACAGCAAAGCCAAACACCAATGACGATAGAACCTGTGCCCAGCAAAGCGAGGTCGACTCGGGTATCTTCTCCTAAAAGCATTCCAAACACAGCTGTAGCAGCAAATGTTGTAGCATTGGTGACTGGGACAGCCAGAGATATGGGGGTGTCACTTAAGATGGCGAAGAAGATGGCAGAGGCAGAGAGATTAAGCAAGAAAGGAAGAGAGTATTGCCAAAATAAGAGAAGGCTGAGCCAGCTTTTGAGTGAAGAGAGGAGTTTCTGGTGGAATTTTGGAGGAGACGAAAgggaagacgaagaagaagaagaagaagattttagcgATTGGTGGTCCCAGAGAAGTGCACCGCGACGAATTAAGGCATTGGTGGCACCCCACACTAGGCCTATGGTGATCATCTTCTCTATGTCTCCTCCACCCATTGTAGTGAGATCTGCAGTTCCGGTCGCTAAAGTAGGATTTGGGCAATTAAGAGGGAGGATTTGAAATCGCACGTTTAAGGGGCAGAATTAGGGCTGGCTGGATACTCCCAGATTTTAATGTGGTGAATTGTgctggaaaataaattttttaaccatggggtgaaaataaattatttaactcaagtttaatttttaattaatttattattaaaaaataaaattttaaaaaaattatctaataaaaactagcaattaaaaaaataaaaatcaaataaaaaaaaattaaaaaagaataagatagttaaaacattaattttaaaaattatctcaaataaaagaataaaaaaaataggaactAGATATGaccgataaaaaattaaaggtggttaaattaaaaaaatgatttttataaattatttaaaataaaataaataataaaaaaatgatcaaatataaaaaaataaattaaaaatatatttatattttaaaaattttaaaaatcagacacaaaaatcaataaaaaaaataaaagggtgtCGACACTAAATAGAAGGTTTTTTGTTCATATCCACCGCCTTAAAATCATGGTTATTAAACCTGGATcggcccggcgggtcaacccgggaccCAGCTGACCCGAGACCTAGACCGGTTCGGGTTTGTTAAAAGACCGGTTGGTGCAACCTGGCGACCCGGACGAAACccgatgttttttttccttttcaaatgtGGTTTATGTCCTTCGACCTCCCTTCTTATTTCATCATCTTCTCTACAATGATTTGTTGTTAGCAGCAGTAGAGAGGAAAGGAGAGTAAAGGATGCTGCTGTTAGAGGCTAGTCAAAGGAGAGGCTGGTCGGGCAGGTCTCCTGTGTCAGTGGGCGGCGACCCTGGTTTGACCAAGAGACGGAGGCGactgggaaaaaagaagaaggggcTCTCTAGTTTTGGCTAAAAAACCAGGGGGATGACTGAGAGAGGGATGAGGGAAGTTGTGGTCGGGGTCTTTCATCCCATGCTGCTTGATGGAATGCCTTCTAGAACGAGAGTGAAGAAAGGAGGGAAAAGAATGTTTTTTATCTTCCAATTTTTTATAGTTAGTCGCGTATGGCAGCTGCTTTGGTCAAGCAAAAAGGGAAGCTTTGGCTGGTTTTGGGAGAGAAAATCTAAAGCCAGGGGGAGCGGTGGCTTGTTGTTTTATTTGGTAGAGATAGCGAAAATTTTAGGGTTGTTTATGTGTCtttcctttaaaatttttagttgactaggaaatatattaaattggaATGTGGGGCATTCCCCGTAACTTCTGGAGCCATTTGGCTAGAAAATATAGAAACATGTTTTACTGGAAAGAGAAGGTAAAGTACAAAGTTATGGGaatattaattttcttagaTATTGAAGCTATTGTCAATAgctttcaaaagaaagaaaaatgagtgAATTTTTGGGTTGACCCATAAAACTCAGGACCCGATCCCTTAGCTAGGTCAATCCCctggccgggtttaataactatgcttaaAATAGAAAACCCCAAATAATTTAAACTCCATTTCAAAAGTTATTATTTGTCCGTCAAactagaataatattttaatgtgtttggcaTACATAGAAGTGTTTTAATGTGCTATAAAATGATTTGTGCAAGTCCTCTTTCCATTTTTGTGTTTATAATGTGCatgttttttcttggttatttaACAAATACATGTTTTTGGTAATCACAGGACACCATCCTTAAGACAGATCCAAGCAATCATATGTTATCAATGTATGCTTCTTTGTGACTGCCAAGTATCCAGggaaaaagaaatttgtttAATGGTATTTGAAGTGtggtaatggttattttttaaaatatttttttattaaaaaatatattaaaataatatttttttatttcttaaaaattatttttgatattagcatattaaaataatttaattttaaaaaaaattaaataaaaaaatttaaaatttatccaACCCTGTTTATAACACAAAAGTTGCATTGAGCTTGGACTACTTGTCGCATTCTAGAGAGGGTGATGGGACTGTACATATTAGCATGCTTTTCCTTTTAGGAGATGTTTATTTGATGgaaattagttttttgaaaatcattttctaaactttcatgtgtttgtttgtcattagaaaaattgatcaacagaaaacacttttcagtcaaagaaaatttagacttgatttccaggaaagtgttttacTTTCATTTTAGGCAGAAAGCACTTtccgaaagttgtgaaaaatttagaaatgtcatgttatttgttgattatatcaaatttggtcctcaaacttttgattgctatatatattttgttttgaatatatttttttcaattcgatcccttagtatttaatttttatattaatttttgtcctcatttttataattgttaattgcttttcccttattattttttatctatcaaatttggtcctcattcttttgattgttacttattttatttggaataatttatgaaatggtaattattattattttaatttcttcatctttcaattttttttatttattagatttgatttctattattttgattattatttattttatttgagataatttatgaaattatatattttttttcaatttcattctcattcaactttttaatttgtaagatttattccttattattttaataagttattctccagc
It contains:
- the LOC133674153 gene encoding uncharacterized protein LOC133674153, with the protein product MGGGDIEKMITIGLVWGATNALIRRGALLWDHQSLKSSSSSSSSSLSSPPKFHQKLLSSLKSWLSLLLFWQYSLPFLLNLSASAIFFAILSDTPISLAVPVTNATTFAATAVFGMLLGEDTRVDLALLGTVECWWQEKEPKFPG